One Drosophila ananassae strain 14024-0371.13 chromosome XR, ASM1763931v2, whole genome shotgun sequence genomic window, ACTGACTACCAGTAGTACTCGGGCCAGTCCCCTTTCTATATAAAGCCAGAGGCTTCTCCGGCGTCCCGCGCACTTTGCAAGCAATACTTTCTGTGTTCGGTTCGGCTTCCGAgttctttattttctgaattatTTCTTGTTGGCATTTCCGCTCCGGAaaagtaaaaagaaaaaaaccagccagcatgTGGTCGAAAGTGGCTATCGGTGGTGCTTTGGCTCTGATGGGCGGAGTTCTCTTCTCCAGCGTGGTGGACAACTTCGCCTACGTGGACCGATCCCTGGAAACGGCGATGCCCCGCTCGAAGCGTCATGTGGCGAAGGAATGAGCTCTCCAGGATGCCCCCGGGCTGATTGCTGCAGCTGATTGACTGGCTAGTTCCTGGCTCCTGGAACTGCAGCCCTGTTGTGCTCAGCGGATATTTATTGGCCAAATAGCGGAGCAGCTACTCCGGCTTAAGCGTCAACAGACCGAGGAAGCCGGACATAGTGCTCCTTGGCCGCCAAAGTACTCAGCCCCCGACACCCTGTCCACAAGAACAAGCCCTAATTTATAACtccctgtttttttttgtctattcCGATAAGTCCTTAATtatgtaagaaataaaatataactcGAGTATCTCAACTCCGATGGGCTTCCGATTAAAACAATGCGATAAGGAGCTAAATATAAGCCGATAAGGGTCCAGCCAGTGGTCATTAAGCACAAAGAACTCTCTGGGTTGCAtgtttgtatatattatattatatatattatgtattGAAAGTACAAGTACGCCCGTTGTTCTCAGTCTGATTGCTCGGAGGAAAAAAACCCGGAGTCGGTCTCTGAATCATAATAAAAATCCGACTCGGTGTCTAGCTCAGAGTCATCGTCGACATCGTCATCGGAGCTGGTGTCGTTCTGTCTATTCTGTATATTCTGCAGCTGTAGCACCCGGGCTTGATTCCGATCGACTTCCATCCTTAGGTTCTTCTGCTCATCGGCCGCTGGATCCTCAAATATAATCTTCTTCTGACCATAGACGATCAGGCACTCTTCCGGGGGACTCTGTGGGGGCTCCTTCAGTACTTCTTGGTCTTCCTCGTTGTCCTCCCTTTTCTGTGGCGAATTCTGAAAGGTActccaaaattttgttgtaTTCTCAATTCCTCAGTTTCTTACCGGGTTCATCTCACAATGTAGGTCGTTTGAATGAAAAATCTGTAATTGTGTCTCCACTGACGTTTCAAGTCCTTGCTTCCCTTTCCCCATGGCCTACTCTGGGCTTCTAAATTATTCCGAAAGCCCCTCTTGAACAGACTTTCTCGACTATacgatacccggtactttcCACGTCTTGCCCTTAAACAAAATTAAGTTTAGAAGTTACTTTGGAAGAGTGCCCCACAAGTACCAGACACACCAGACTCTTATAAAAGGTGGGGTTCTCCACGAGGGGATTAGTTCTTTGCCAGCCAGCATGCGCTTAAGATCGGTACTGGGAGTGCCGTGCGCCGTCCTGGTGATCGGGGTCCTCGCCCAGGACTCTGCCGCCGCGTGCTGCAAGGCGCAGTTCATCCGGTTCAAGACGAACGGGTTCTGTGAGACGGTCGACGCCATCAAGCACGAGTACTATGCCTACTGCGAGACCACCATTTGCGCCGATGGCAAGAGGATCGGGAAAGGGCGCTACTGCGCCCAAGGCAGATGCAACGTCTTTGGCTGCAACTGCGATGGTGGCTGCCGCCAGGGGGATTGGGAGCGCTCCTTCCGCAACAGATATCCAAAAAAGCAAATCTGGTTCATATAGTCTTGTACACTCGTCCCTGCCTCAAGGGAGAGTGGGGCAAGTCCTTCAAGGACAGGCACGGAGGCAGAAGCTCTACTAGTCTAAAGGCCCGCTTAATGTCCATTTCAGTAACTTGTAGTGGAGAATAAATAACCTTATAGACTAGATAGATTTGTTTTCCTTGCGTAACTTTTTCGAACCCCATCATGGTATAAGGACTTGTGTGGAGAGTCCTCTGGTATCCTCCGCCATTCAAAGGCCTCAAGAGGCAGGCCCTGACTCTGCCGATGAGCTGGAAATGTAAAATCGAAGCAGCAAGCAGGCCGTGGCATAAAAGTCGAGCCCAAGTAGGCCCTAGACCCCTACCTGGAAACACACGCTCCCCACAATCCCCATTCAGTCTACAAGCGTTCTAGTAgcaatacaataaaataagtGAAAGAAAAACGTTGCAAAATGTCTGTAAGTATACAAGTTACAAAGTGAAAAATTAGAAAGAAAAACTACAGAAaatgaataataattttatgaa contains:
- the LOC26514791 gene encoding uncharacterized protein LOC26514791, which codes for MWSKVAIGGALALMGGVLFSSVVDNFAYVDRSLETAMPRSKRHVAKE
- the LOC116655121 gene encoding uncharacterized protein LOC116655121 isoform X1, with the translated sequence MGKGKQGLETSVETQLQIFHSNDLHCEMNPNSPQKREDNEEDQEVLKEPPQSPPEECLIVYGQKKIIFEDPAADEQKNLRMEVDRNQARVLQLQNIQNRQNDTSSDDDVDDDSELDTESDFYYDSETDSGFFSSEQSD
- the LOC6498812 gene encoding protein Diedel encodes the protein MRLRSVLGVPCAVLVIGVLAQDSAAACCKAQFIRFKTNGFCETVDAIKHEYYAYCETTICADGKRIGKGRYCAQGRCNVFGCNCDGGCRQGDWERSFRNRYPKKQIWFI
- the LOC116655121 gene encoding uncharacterized protein LOC116655121 isoform X2 produces the protein MGKGKQGLETSVETQLQIFHSNDLHCEMNPKREDNEEDQEVLKEPPQSPPEECLIVYGQKKIIFEDPAADEQKNLRMEVDRNQARVLQLQNIQNRQNDTSSDDDVDDDSELDTESDFYYDSETDSGFFSSEQSD